From a region of the Lusitaniella coriacea LEGE 07157 genome:
- a CDS encoding DNA endonuclease encodes MDYNVSSKVEQRGVLAGMLLGVGRKEGYNFFIQHSQTQLDYLLFKKHLLEEITRKPISLQHRETRQGKQLFRIEPKRIPLIRILVQKIYRDCQKSVTRKFLNFLTPQGIGIWFMDKGSKSFKRKGGKIRAIEVFLNTHFSKEENEIIITYFWERWGFRWGLSKTRKGYRLRMGTKAGKDFFTFLRPYVRPSMLHIIQTSYNTTAAT; translated from the coding sequence ATGGACTACAATGTCTCATCGAAAGTAGAGCAACGAGGTGTTTTAGCAGGAATGCTTTTAGGCGTAGGGAGAAAGGAGGGATATAACTTCTTTATTCAACACTCCCAAACTCAACTGGATTATCTTCTATTTAAGAAGCATCTTCTTGAGGAGATTACGCGCAAACCCATCTCCTTACAGCACCGGGAAACTCGTCAAGGCAAACAGCTTTTCCGCATCGAACCCAAACGCATTCCCTTGATTCGGATTTTGGTTCAAAAAATTTATCGAGATTGCCAAAAAAGCGTAACTCGGAAGTTTTTGAATTTTTTAACACCGCAAGGAATCGGAATTTGGTTTATGGATAAAGGCTCTAAGTCTTTTAAGCGGAAAGGCGGTAAAATTCGTGCCATTGAAGTGTTTCTTAATACCCACTTTTCTAAAGAAGAGAACGAGATAATTATCACGTATTTCTGGGAACGGTGGGGATTTCGTTGGGGACTGAGTAAAACTCGCAAGGGGTATCGCTTGCGCATGGGAACGAAGGCGGGAAAAGATTTTTTTACATTTCTTCGTCCTTATGTTCGCCCCAGTATGCTCCATATTATCCAAACCTCCTACAACACAACGGCTGCCACCTAA